From a single Daphnia pulex isolate KAP4 chromosome 2, ASM2113471v1 genomic region:
- the LOC124188890 gene encoding mediator of RNA polymerase II transcription subunit 10-like, whose product MSAPLENLENQLELFVENVRQVKIIVSDFQPQGQSVLNQKINSIVQGLQEIDKLKSQVQDVHVPLEVFEYIDEGRNPQLYTKDCMEKALNKNEQVKGKIDSYRKFRAHLLEELSQVFPNETMKYRTSRGDDVNRIP is encoded by the exons ATGAGTGCTCCTctggaaaatttggaaaatcaattggaactttttgttgaaaacGTCCGACAGGTTAAGATTATTGTTAGCGATTTTCAACCCCAAGGACAGAGTGTTCTGAACCAGAAAAT AAACTCCATTGTGCAAGGCCTGCAGGAAATTGACAAACTCAAGTCTCAGGTACAAGATGTTCATGTTCCTCTGGAAGTGTTTGA GTACATTGATGAAGGCAGAAACCCTCAACTGTACACCAAAGATTGCATGGAAAAGGCcctgaataaaaatgaacaagtAAAAGGGAAGATTGATTCATACAGAAAGTTTAGGGCTCATTTGTTAGAAGAGCTCAGCCAAGTCTTTCCAAATGAGACCATGAAATATCGAACTTCCCGGGGAGATGATGTCAACAGAATTCCATAG
- the LOC124188891 gene encoding neuropeptide F receptor-like produces MADYQELTDEDPFDDPHNLTAWIMQHMERSEGGVLAGQLNHTTIRILVHNLTNLLLKHPAGAGGLLNLNINPDDEHYWSRVMENRRVGYAASCALITLYSVLIMAGSLGNCLVIWAVIRQPTMRTLRNTFITNLAVSDLLLCLVTMPLTLLEIITKYWPLGDSVLSCKLAGGLQAVSIFVSTMSITAISLDRYQLIVYPTTDYLKRIGAAAGLLSIWALSFLLAAPMFLFRSLDHHALWPSHYGIGVESVDYCYENWPVAHGRALYSAATIVVQYAAPILIVSVVHAKICRRLRLRQSLMMSMGKDSRKQASEKQRLRRLNSLLVTIAFIFAVCWMPLNVYNLVLDLYNPFQKPEDQETMLIIYAVCHMLGMSSACANPWLYGWYNDNFRNEFRDIVGPFLRCFGRHCPALATSISVSRTSSRQRAAQQRPDGSNTLMNGGGGGGCGGAGGGAPMLNGEDEHSQLRACCTEEDDDDNLPHLITCNMPMMQMNQMTCEVEMTYSSCVQSTIQSSDML; encoded by the exons ATGGCCGATTATCAGGAGCTGACGGACGAGGATCCGTTTGACGACCCGCACAATCTGACGGCCTGGATTATGCAACACATGGAGCGGAGCGAAGGCGGCGTGCTGGCCGGCCAGCTCAATCACACGACAATCAGAATTCTGGTGCACAATTTGACTaatttgttgctgaaacatcCGGCCGGCGCCGGCGGATTGCTCAATCTCAACATCAATCCGGACGACGAGCACTACTGGTCCAGGGTCATGGAAAACAGGCGGGTGGGTTACGCTGCTTCGTGCGCCCTCATCACGCTCTACTCGGTTCTCATTATGGCCGGCTCGCTGGGCAATTGCCTGGTCATTTGGGCCGTCATCCGTCAGCCAACTATGCGGACGCTGCGCAACACGTTCATCACCAACTTGGCCGTCTCCGATCTGCTCCTGTGTCTAGTGACGATGCCGCTGACCCTATTGGAGATCATCACCAAGTACTGGCCGCTGGGCGACTCGGTTCTCAGCTGCAAGCTGGCCGGTGGACTCCAGGCCGTCTCCATCTTCGTCTCGACCATGTCCATCACGGCCATTTCGCTGGATCGCTACCAGTTGATCGTCTACCCGACCACCGACTATCTCAAGCGGATAGGAGCCGCCGCTGGGCTCCTATCCATCTGGGCCCTGAGCTTCCTCCTGGCGGCGCCCATGTTTCTCTTCCGCTCGCTGGACCATCACGCTTTGTGGCCGTCGCACTACGGCATTGGCGTCGAGTCGGTCGACTATTGCTACGAGAACTGGCCCGTGGCCCACGGACGGGCGTTGTACTCGGCGGCCACGATCGTCGTCCAATACGCCGCCCCCATTCTCATCGTCTCCGTCGTCCACGCCAAAATCTGCCGCCGGCTGCGCTTGCGCCAGTCGCTCATGATGTCCATGGGCAAAGATTCACGCAAACAGGCCTCGGAGAAACAG CGGCTGAGGCGTCTCAACTCGTTGCTGGTGACGATCGCTTTCATCTTCGCCGTTTGCTGGATGCCACTCAACGTCTACAACCTGGTGCTCGACCTGTACAACCCCTTTCAAAAGCCCGAAGATCAAGAGACGATGCTCATCATCTACGCCGTTTGTCATATGCTGGGCATGTCGTCGGCCTGCGCCAACCCGTGGCTCTACGGCTGGTACAACGACAATTTCCGCAACGAGTTCCGCGACATTGTCGGACCGTTTCTCCGATGCTTCGGGCGTCATTGTCCGGCCCTGGCCACTTCAATCTCCGTTTCCAGGACGTCGTCTAGACAAAGGGCAGCCCAGCAGCGACCCGACGGCAGCAACACCCTCATGAAcggcggcggaggtggcggaTGCGGCGGAGCGGGCGGAGGCGCCCCGATGCTCAACGGAGAAGACGAACATTCGCAGCTGAGGGCCTGTTGCACCGAGGAGGACGACGATGACAATTTGCCTCACCTCATCACCTGCAACATGCCCATGATGCAGATGAACCAAATGACCTGCGAGGTCGAGATGACCTACTCCTCCTGCGTCCAATCCACCATCCAATCCAGTGACATGCTCTAG